A DNA window from Malus domestica chromosome 12, GDT2T_hap1 contains the following coding sequences:
- the LOC139190063 gene encoding protein FAR1-RELATED SEQUENCE 5-like isoform X2, giving the protein MIDSEEANNINNDDSNEFDCTPRCGMEFDSQEAAYNLYNAYGRKVGFSIRKERHYKNKKTNEVTSRIFACSKEGFRLQDKRDYKIKKPRAETRTGCHAKMVIKLNRSNGRFFVHEFEEQHNHALQKPECAHMLPSQRKISDSQAAELDLAEESGISLRESYELMAKHVGGRESLGYTRVDQKNYLLSRRQRKMVYGEAGSLLRYFQGKTVENPSFFYAVQLDNEEQITNIFWADAKMISDYGHFGDVVSFDTTYKTNRAGRPFAVFSGLNHHREIVVFGAALMYDETAPSFIWLFETFLVAMSNKAPKTIFTDQDAAMMNAIPHVMPDTYHRLCLWHMMQNALKNVNCVFKGNSGVREVLKKFIDEYEDEDEFLVAWDEMLVKHNVQGKALEWLKGIKKLRKKWAKAYVKMAWSAGMTTTGISESFNGRLKEYLQSDYNVVQFFMHFERVLDDQRYKEYQAEYNLCYKNAQVKVPAMMVKQAGDTYTKAIFEEFQEQYGESLDLRIKSTVDDGEVVVYTVFPPYGAFMERHVRRERDSNIIWCSCRLFEIKGILCSHAIKILREVMDTLEIPSQYILKRWTKKARAESIQDMHGKEIQVDPRLQQSSRFRSLCHAFTQISSRAAESDETYEIALSCAHKLGKLTEDKLSLQINGKTEDEGEDSAPIMALNHSNDVPNLNNATVVQAKGLKKRETCRGRRRLKSCLEKAIAKRKRSSNSHLSKETCVPNETVAAGCYIASPPPFFCAPVMAEPRGPFPVVSTLNSVSGN; this is encoded by the exons ATGATTGATTCTGAAGAAGCAAATAATATCAACAATGATGACTCGAACGAATTCGATTGTACACCGAGGTGTGGTATGGAGTTTGATTCGCAAGAAGCAGCCTATAATTTATACAATGCCTACGGACGAAAAGTGGGATTTAGTATTAGAAAAGAACGTCACTACAAgaataagaaaactaatgaagtCACTTCAAGAATTTTTGCTTGTAGTAAGGAGGGTTTTCGGCTCCAAGATAAGCGGGATTACAAGATAAAGAAGCCAAGGGCAGAGACACGGACAGGTTGTcatgctaaaatggttattaagTTGAATAGATCTAATGGAAGGTTTTTTGTGCATGAATTTGAGGAACAACACAATCATGCTCTTCAGAAACCAGAGTGTGCACATATGCTACCATCTCAGCGAAAAATATCAGACTCTCAGGCTGCTGAGTTAGACTTGGCAGAAGAATCTGGTATCTCACTTCGGGAATCTTATGAGTTGATGGCTAAGCATGTTGGAGGAAGGGAATCTCTTGGTTATACAAGGGTTGATCAGAAGAACTATCTTTTGTCTAGAAGGCAAAGAAAAATGGTGTATGGTGAAGCAGGAAGCTTGTTGAGATATTTTCAAGGTAAGACAGTTGAAAatccttcatttttttatgCCGTACAATTGGATAATGAAGAGCAAATAACCAATATATTCTGGGCAGATGCTAAAATGATAAGTGACTATGGTCATTTTGGAGATGTTGTTTCATTTGACACTACCTATAAAACTAATCGAGCAGGTCGTCCATTTGCTGTGTTTTCTGGCTTGAATCATCATCGAGAAATTGTAGTTTTTGGGGCAGCATTGATGTACGATGAAACTGCTCCCTCGTTTATTTGGTTATTTGAAACTTTTTTGGTAGCAATGTCCAACAAGGCTCCCAAAACCATTTTTACAGACCAAGATGCTGCTATGATGAATGCCATTCCACATGTGATGCCTGATACATATCATAGGCTTTGCTTGTGGCATATGATGCAAAATGCACTAAAGAATGTTAATTGTGTATTCAAGGGTAACAGTGGAGTTAGAGAAGTCCTAAAAAAGTTCATTGATGAAtatgaggatgaggatgagtTTTTAGTGGCTTGGGATGAAATGCTTGTGAAACATAATGTGCAGGGGAAAGCATTAGAGTGGTTGAAAGGAATAAAGAAGTTGAGAAAAAAATGGGCTAAGGCATATGTAAAGATGGCATGGTCTGCAGGAATGACAACTACGGGAATTAGTGAGAGCTTCAATGGTAGGTTAAAGGAGTATTTACAGTCTGACTATAATGTGGTACAATTTTTCATGCATTTTGAGAGAGTACTTGATGATCAGAGGTATAAGGAGTACCAAGCCGAATATAACTTGTGTTATAAGAATGCACAAGTGAAAGTTCCAGCTATGATGGTCAAACAAGCAGGTGATACTTACACGAAAGCAATATTTGAGGAATTTCAAGAACAATATGGGGAATCTCTTGATTTAAGAATAAAAAGTACCGTTGATGATGGTGAAGTTGTTGTGTACACAGTTTTTCCACCTTACGGTGCTTTTATGGAACGACATGtgaggagggagagagattcaAACATAATCTGGTGCAGTTGCAGATTGTTTGAGATAAAAGGTATTTTGTGTAGTCATGCCATAAAAATCCTTAGAGAGGTAATGGACACCTTGGAGATCCCTAGTCAATATATTTTGAAAAGGTGGACTAAAAAAGCTAGGGCTGAGAGCATACAAGACATGCATGGGAAGGAAATCCAAGTTGATCCTAGATTGCAACAGAGCTCTCGATTTAGGTCCTTGTGCCACGCATTTACTCAGATCTCGTCCAGGGCTGCAGAAAGTGATGAAACATATGAAATAGCTCTTAGCTGTGCACATAAGTTGGGTAAATTGACTGAAGACAAGCTCAGTTTACAAATTAATGGTAAAACAGAAGATGAGGGTGAGGATTCTGCCCCCATTATGGCTCTAAACCATTCTAATGATGTTCCCAACTTGAATAATGCCACTGTTGTCCAAGCAAAAGGATTAAAGAAGAGAGAGACTTGTCGGGGAAGAAGACGACTCAAGAGTTGTTTGGAAAAAGCTATAGCCAAAAGGAAGCGATCATCTAACTCCCATTTATCAAAG GAAACTTGTGTTCCAAATGAGACCGTTGCAGCGGGATGTTATATTGCTTCTCCTCCACCCTTTTTTTGTGCTCCCGTGATGGCTGAACCAAGGGGACCTTTTCCAGTGGTGAGTACTTTGAATTCGGTGAGTGGTAATTAA
- the LOC103449390 gene encoding gamma-tocopherol methyltransferase, chloroplastic isoform X2 produces the protein MESGEHMPDKAKFVNELVRVAAPGATIIIVTWCHRDLGASETTLKPDEKRLLDRICNSFYLPAWCSAADYLKLLESHSLKDIKAEDWSPYVAPFWPAVIRSALTWKGITSLLRTGIKTIRGALVMPLMIQGFKKDLIKYAVITCRKPE, from the exons ATGGAGAGTGGAGAGCACATGCCTGACAAAGCCAAG TTTGTGAATGAGTTGGTTCGAGTTGCTGCACCAggagcaacaataataatagtCACATGGTGCCATAGGGATCTTGGTGCTTCTGAAACAACCTTGAAGCCAGACGAGAAACGCCTCCTGGACAGGATATGTAATTCTTTCTATCTGCCAGCCTGGTGTTCCGCTGCTGATTATCTCAAATTACTCGAGTCCCATTCGCTCAAG GACATCAAGGCAGAAGATTGGTCCCCGTATGTTGCCCCATTTTGGCCTGCAGTTATCCGCTCGGCATTGACATGGAAGGGTATTACATCGCTGTTGCGCACCG GAATAAAAACAATCAGAGGAGCGTTGGTAATGCCACTGATGATCCAAGGATTCAAGAAGGATCTAATCAAGTATGCAGTGATTACGTGCCGAAAGCCGGAATAA
- the LOC139190063 gene encoding protein FAR1-RELATED SEQUENCE 5-like isoform X1, whose amino-acid sequence MLIFLCTIPFSILQIRLKMIDSEEANNINNDDSNEFDCTPRCGMEFDSQEAAYNLYNAYGRKVGFSIRKERHYKNKKTNEVTSRIFACSKEGFRLQDKRDYKIKKPRAETRTGCHAKMVIKLNRSNGRFFVHEFEEQHNHALQKPECAHMLPSQRKISDSQAAELDLAEESGISLRESYELMAKHVGGRESLGYTRVDQKNYLLSRRQRKMVYGEAGSLLRYFQGKTVENPSFFYAVQLDNEEQITNIFWADAKMISDYGHFGDVVSFDTTYKTNRAGRPFAVFSGLNHHREIVVFGAALMYDETAPSFIWLFETFLVAMSNKAPKTIFTDQDAAMMNAIPHVMPDTYHRLCLWHMMQNALKNVNCVFKGNSGVREVLKKFIDEYEDEDEFLVAWDEMLVKHNVQGKALEWLKGIKKLRKKWAKAYVKMAWSAGMTTTGISESFNGRLKEYLQSDYNVVQFFMHFERVLDDQRYKEYQAEYNLCYKNAQVKVPAMMVKQAGDTYTKAIFEEFQEQYGESLDLRIKSTVDDGEVVVYTVFPPYGAFMERHVRRERDSNIIWCSCRLFEIKGILCSHAIKILREVMDTLEIPSQYILKRWTKKARAESIQDMHGKEIQVDPRLQQSSRFRSLCHAFTQISSRAAESDETYEIALSCAHKLGKLTEDKLSLQINGKTEDEGEDSAPIMALNHSNDVPNLNNATVVQAKGLKKRETCRGRRRLKSCLEKAIAKRKRSSNSHLSKETCVPNETVAAGCYIASPPPFFCAPVMAEPRGPFPVVSTLNSVSGN is encoded by the exons ATGTTGATTTTTTTATGTACCATACCTTTTTCTATACTGCAGATCCGATTGAAAATGATTGATTCTGAAGAAGCAAATAATATCAACAATGATGACTCGAACGAATTCGATTGTACACCGAGGTGTGGTATGGAGTTTGATTCGCAAGAAGCAGCCTATAATTTATACAATGCCTACGGACGAAAAGTGGGATTTAGTATTAGAAAAGAACGTCACTACAAgaataagaaaactaatgaagtCACTTCAAGAATTTTTGCTTGTAGTAAGGAGGGTTTTCGGCTCCAAGATAAGCGGGATTACAAGATAAAGAAGCCAAGGGCAGAGACACGGACAGGTTGTcatgctaaaatggttattaagTTGAATAGATCTAATGGAAGGTTTTTTGTGCATGAATTTGAGGAACAACACAATCATGCTCTTCAGAAACCAGAGTGTGCACATATGCTACCATCTCAGCGAAAAATATCAGACTCTCAGGCTGCTGAGTTAGACTTGGCAGAAGAATCTGGTATCTCACTTCGGGAATCTTATGAGTTGATGGCTAAGCATGTTGGAGGAAGGGAATCTCTTGGTTATACAAGGGTTGATCAGAAGAACTATCTTTTGTCTAGAAGGCAAAGAAAAATGGTGTATGGTGAAGCAGGAAGCTTGTTGAGATATTTTCAAGGTAAGACAGTTGAAAatccttcatttttttatgCCGTACAATTGGATAATGAAGAGCAAATAACCAATATATTCTGGGCAGATGCTAAAATGATAAGTGACTATGGTCATTTTGGAGATGTTGTTTCATTTGACACTACCTATAAAACTAATCGAGCAGGTCGTCCATTTGCTGTGTTTTCTGGCTTGAATCATCATCGAGAAATTGTAGTTTTTGGGGCAGCATTGATGTACGATGAAACTGCTCCCTCGTTTATTTGGTTATTTGAAACTTTTTTGGTAGCAATGTCCAACAAGGCTCCCAAAACCATTTTTACAGACCAAGATGCTGCTATGATGAATGCCATTCCACATGTGATGCCTGATACATATCATAGGCTTTGCTTGTGGCATATGATGCAAAATGCACTAAAGAATGTTAATTGTGTATTCAAGGGTAACAGTGGAGTTAGAGAAGTCCTAAAAAAGTTCATTGATGAAtatgaggatgaggatgagtTTTTAGTGGCTTGGGATGAAATGCTTGTGAAACATAATGTGCAGGGGAAAGCATTAGAGTGGTTGAAAGGAATAAAGAAGTTGAGAAAAAAATGGGCTAAGGCATATGTAAAGATGGCATGGTCTGCAGGAATGACAACTACGGGAATTAGTGAGAGCTTCAATGGTAGGTTAAAGGAGTATTTACAGTCTGACTATAATGTGGTACAATTTTTCATGCATTTTGAGAGAGTACTTGATGATCAGAGGTATAAGGAGTACCAAGCCGAATATAACTTGTGTTATAAGAATGCACAAGTGAAAGTTCCAGCTATGATGGTCAAACAAGCAGGTGATACTTACACGAAAGCAATATTTGAGGAATTTCAAGAACAATATGGGGAATCTCTTGATTTAAGAATAAAAAGTACCGTTGATGATGGTGAAGTTGTTGTGTACACAGTTTTTCCACCTTACGGTGCTTTTATGGAACGACATGtgaggagggagagagattcaAACATAATCTGGTGCAGTTGCAGATTGTTTGAGATAAAAGGTATTTTGTGTAGTCATGCCATAAAAATCCTTAGAGAGGTAATGGACACCTTGGAGATCCCTAGTCAATATATTTTGAAAAGGTGGACTAAAAAAGCTAGGGCTGAGAGCATACAAGACATGCATGGGAAGGAAATCCAAGTTGATCCTAGATTGCAACAGAGCTCTCGATTTAGGTCCTTGTGCCACGCATTTACTCAGATCTCGTCCAGGGCTGCAGAAAGTGATGAAACATATGAAATAGCTCTTAGCTGTGCACATAAGTTGGGTAAATTGACTGAAGACAAGCTCAGTTTACAAATTAATGGTAAAACAGAAGATGAGGGTGAGGATTCTGCCCCCATTATGGCTCTAAACCATTCTAATGATGTTCCCAACTTGAATAATGCCACTGTTGTCCAAGCAAAAGGATTAAAGAAGAGAGAGACTTGTCGGGGAAGAAGACGACTCAAGAGTTGTTTGGAAAAAGCTATAGCCAAAAGGAAGCGATCATCTAACTCCCATTTATCAAAG GAAACTTGTGTTCCAAATGAGACCGTTGCAGCGGGATGTTATATTGCTTCTCCTCCACCCTTTTTTTGTGCTCCCGTGATGGCTGAACCAAGGGGACCTTTTCCAGTGGTGAGTACTTTGAATTCGGTGAGTGGTAATTAA
- the LOC103449388 gene encoding histone deacetylase HDT1 yields the protein MEFWGAEVKSGQSLVVEPGKKLLHLSQGCLDDLKKAKGSDPISLFAKIGDQKLTLGFLSADKYPQLMFDIVFDQKFELSHNWKNGSVHFTGYKSLGNEESDSEEEDAPPIRAPTLVDKGKAKVNGTEVAKKPSISEQKEASSDDDDESDDEEFGAQPLAEGDSSEDFDESDDDSDSDDETDDSDEDEETPKKADVGKKRPAESTKTPANDKKPKFVTPEKTGSKKGSVHTATPHPSKQTGKKPATSDQSKQQAPKPSGAFHCQPCNRSFNSDGALQSHAKAKHSAAK from the exons ATGGAGTTTTGGG GTGCTGAGGTAAAAAGTGGTCAGTCTCTTGTTGTTGAACCTGGTAAAAAGCTCCTGCACCTTTCACAG GGTTGTCTTGATGACCTTAAGAAAGCGAAGGGAAGCGATCCTATTTCACTCTTTGCGAAAATTGGCGATCAGAAGCTTACCCTTGGATTTCTTTCTGCTGATAAATACCCGCAGTTAATGTTTGATATTGTGTTTGATCAGAAATTTGAACTATCTCATAACTGGAAAAATGGGAGCGTCCACTTCACTGGATACAAGTCTTTGGG TAATGAGGAGTCCG ATTCTGAAGAGGAGGATGCACCACCTATTAGGGCACCTACTCTGGTTGATAAGG GAAAGGCAAAGGTGAATGGTACTGAGGTAGCTAAGAAACCTAGTATATCTGAGCAAAAGGAAGCtagtagtgatgatgatgatgaatctGACGATGAAGAGTTTGGTGCTCAG CCCTTGGCTGAGGGAGATAGCAGTGAAGATTTTGACGAAAGTGATGATGATTCTGATAGTGACGATGAAACTGATGACAGCGATGAGGATGAAGAGACTCCGAAGAAA GCTGATGTTGGCAAGAAGCGACCTGCTGAGTCTACTAAAACACCTGCTAATGACAAGAAGCCAAAGTTTGTTACTCCTGAAAAGACCG GTAGCAAGAAAGGCAGCGTCCACACAGCGACTCCTCACCCTTCAAAGCAGACTGGGAAAAAACCAGCTACTTCCGACCAGTCAAAGCAACAGGCTCCTAAACCAAGCGGTGCATTCCATTGCCAACCCTGCAACAg GTCGTTTAACTCCGATGGTGCGTTGCAAAGCCATGCAAAGGCAAAGCACAGTGCTGCAAAGTGA
- the LOC103449389 gene encoding protein CDI-like, with protein sequence MGSSDGKIHPATCNGNIKETPLKIFVGYDPREDLAYEVCRHSILKRSSIPVEIIPIKQSELRKEGLYWRERGQFESTEFSFSRFLTPHLASYEGWAMFVDCDFLYLADIKELRDLIDDKYAVMCVQHDYTPKETTKMDGAVQTVYPRKNWSSMVLYNCGHPKNKVLTPEVVNKETGAFLHRFQWLEDNEIGSIPFVWNFLEGHNKVVENDPQTQPKAVHYTRGGPWFEAWKHCEFADLWLNEKEDYVKESTKKTET encoded by the coding sequence ATGGGTTCGAGTGATGGGAAGATTCATCCAGCGACTTGTAATGGGAACATTAAGGAAACCCCCCTTAAGATCTTTGTGGGTTATGATCCGCGTGAAGATCTCGCATATGAGGTCTGTCGCCACTCAATTTTGAAGCGGTCTTCAATCCCTGTTGAGATCATACCAATCAAACAATCAGAGCTGCGAAAGGAGGGCCTCTATTGGCGTGAACGAGGGCAATTTGAAAGCACCGAGTTCTCTTTTTCCCGGTTCTTGACGCCACATTTGGCGAGTTACGAAGGCTGGGCAATGTTTGTGGATTGTGATTTTCTTTACCTTGCTGACATTAAGGAGCTTCGAGACTTGATTGACGATAAGTATGCTGTAATGTGTGTTCAACATGATTATACCCCGAAGGAGACAACAAAAATGGATGGAGCAGTGCAAACCGTGTATCCGAGGAAGAACTGGTCTTCCATGGTGTTGTATAACTGTGGGCATCCCAAGAACAAGGTCTTGACACCCGAGGTTGTGAATAAGGAAACGGGTGCTTTTCTTCATAGGTTTCAGTGGCTCGAGGACAATGAAATCGGGTCGATCCCATTTGTATGGAATTTTCTTGAGGGACATAACAAGGTTGTCGAAAATGATCCCCAAACACAACCCAAGGCTGTACACTACACTCGTGGAGGACCGTGGTTTGAGGCTTGGAAGCATTGCGAGTTTGCCGACCTGTGGTTGAACGAGAAGGAGGATTACGTGAAGGAATCAACGAAGAAAACAGAGACTTAG
- the LOC103449384 gene encoding enolase, translated as MATIQSVKARQIFDSRGNPTVEVDIILSDGTLARAAVPSGASTGVYEALELRDGGKDYLGKGVSKAVNNVNSIIGPALIGKDPSEQTAIDNFMVQQLDGTVNEWGWCKQKLGANAILAVSLAVAKAGASVKKIPLYKHIANLAGNKNLVLPVPAFNVINGGSHAGNKLAMQEFMILPVGASSFKEAMKMGVEVYHNLKSVIKKKYGQDATNVGDEGGFAPNIQENKEGLELLKTAIEKAGYTGKVVIGMDVAASEFYGSDKTYDLNFKEEKNDGSQKILGNALKDLYKSFASEYPIVSIEDPFDQDDWEHYAKMTAEVGEKVQIVGDDLLVTNPKRVEKAIKEKSCNALLLKVNQIGSVTESIEAVRMSKKAGWGVMASHRSGETEDTFIADLSVGLATGQIKTGAPCRSERLAKYNQLLRIEEELGSEAVYAGAKFRVPVEPY; from the exons ATGGCGACGATCCAGAGCGTGAAGGCTAGGCAGATCTTCGACAGCCGTGGCAATCCCACCGTCGAG GTCGATATCATACTGTCCGATGGCACTTTGGCCAGAGCCGCCGTTCCAAGTGGTGCATCCACCG GAGTTTACGAGGCCCTTGAGTTGCGCGATGGAGGTAAAGACTACCTCGGAAAGGGTGTATCGAAG GCTGTGAACAATGTCAACTCAATCATCGGCCCTGCTTTGATCGGCAAG GACCCAAGTGAACAGACTGCTATTGACAACTTCATGGTTCAACAGCTCGATGGAACTGTTAACGAGTGGGGTTGGTGCAAACAAAAG CTTGGTGCAAATGCCATCTTGGCCGTGTCTCTTGCAGTCGCCAAGGCTGGCGCTAGCGTCAAGAAAATTCCTCTGTACAAG CATATTGCCAATCTTGCTGGCAACAAGAACTTAGTTTTGCCCGTTCCTGCTTTCAATGTCATCAACGGTGGATCACATGCAGGAAACAAGCTTGCAATGCAGGAGTTCATGATTCTTCCTGTTGGAGCTTCCTCATTCAAGGAAGCCATGAAGATGGGCGTGGAAGTATATCACAACCTTAAG TCTGTGATTAAAAAGAAGTACGGTCAGGATGCAACCAATGTTGGTGACGAAGGTGGATTTGCTCCTAACATCCAG GAGAACAAGGAAGGTCTTGAATTGCTCAAGACGGCCATTGAGAAGGCTGGATACACCGGCAAA gTTGTCATTGGAATGGACGTTGCTGCATCTGAGTTTTATGGATCAGATAAAACCTATGATCTGAACTTCAAGGAAGAG AAAAATGACGGTTCCCAAAAGATCTTAGGAAATGCTCTCAAGGACCTCTACAAGTCATTTGCAAGTGAGTACCCTATTGTTTCAATTGAAGATCCATTTGACCAAGATGACTGGGAACACTATGCCAAGATGACAGCTGAAGTTGGAGAAAAAGTACAAATTGTGGGAGATGATCTGTTGGTCACCAACCCCAAG AGGGTTGAGAAGGCAATCAAGGAGAAATCTTGCAATGCTCTTCTTCTCAAG GTGAATCAAATTGGATCCGTAACTGAGAGCATTGAGGCTGTAAGAATGTCCAAGAAAGCTGGATGGGGTGTGATGGCCAGCCACCGCAGTGGAGAAACCGAGGATACCTTCATTGCTGATCTCTCCGTGGGTTTGGCCACG GGACAAATCAAGACAGGAGCTCCCTGTAGGTCAGAGCGTCTTGCCAAGTACAACCAG CTCTTGCGAATTGAGGAGGAGCTCGGTTCAGAGGCAGTGTATGCTGGAGCCAAGTTCCGTGTGCCCGTGGAGCCCTATTAG
- the LOC103449390 gene encoding gamma-tocopherol methyltransferase, chloroplastic isoform X1, translating to MWLCSGGLEVTSVEALLDGCWASAGRMTCFRGGRWMWKLLAEAASFQVADALNQPFPDGEFDLVWSMESGEHMPDKAKFVNELVRVAAPGATIIIVTWCHRDLGASETTLKPDEKRLLDRICNSFYLPAWCSAADYLKLLESHSLKDIKAEDWSPYVAPFWPAVIRSALTWKGITSLLRTGIKTIRGALVMPLMIQGFKKDLIKYAVITCRKPE from the exons ATGTGGCTGTGCTCTGGTGGGTTGGAGGTGACATCTGTGGAGGCGCTACTAGATGGCTGCTGGGCATCGGCCGGCCGAATGACCTGTTTCCGAGGGGGACGATGGATGTGGAAGCTTCTGGCGGAAGCT GCCTCATTTCAAGTTGCAGATGCTCTGAACCAACCATTTCCTGATGGAGAATTTGATCTGGTATGGTCCATGGAGAGTGGAGAGCACATGCCTGACAAAGCCAAG TTTGTGAATGAGTTGGTTCGAGTTGCTGCACCAggagcaacaataataatagtCACATGGTGCCATAGGGATCTTGGTGCTTCTGAAACAACCTTGAAGCCAGACGAGAAACGCCTCCTGGACAGGATATGTAATTCTTTCTATCTGCCAGCCTGGTGTTCCGCTGCTGATTATCTCAAATTACTCGAGTCCCATTCGCTCAAG GACATCAAGGCAGAAGATTGGTCCCCGTATGTTGCCCCATTTTGGCCTGCAGTTATCCGCTCGGCATTGACATGGAAGGGTATTACATCGCTGTTGCGCACCG GAATAAAAACAATCAGAGGAGCGTTGGTAATGCCACTGATGATCCAAGGATTCAAGAAGGATCTAATCAAGTATGCAGTGATTACGTGCCGAAAGCCGGAATAA
- the LOC103449387 gene encoding splicing factor U2af small subunit B-like — protein sequence MAEHLASIFGTEKDRVNCPFYFKIGACRHGDRCSRLHTKPSISPTLLLSNMYQHPDMLTNPGVDPQGQAIDPRKIQDNFEDFYEDLFEELSKYGQIESLNICDNLADHMVGNVYVQFREEEHAQAALQNLTGRFYAGRPIIVDFSPVTDFREATCRQYEENVCNRGGYCNFMHLKKISRELRRRLFGRNKRRHSRSRSRSRSPQRHHRGGYQERPHGGRGFGRRGEDERDHRFNDKSRRPRSRSPGRRGRSRSPVGSGRRRSPPARESSAERRAKIEQWNKEREKVDSGNKYDDNNNSNNHDDQWDGSAENNDQYFDDPQQHQHR from the exons ATGGCGGAGCACTTAGCATCCATCTTCGGCACCGAGAAGGACCGCGTCAACTGCCCCTTCTACTTCAAGATCGGAGCTTGCCGGCACGGCGACCGCTGCTCCCGCCTCCACACCAAGCCCAGCATCAGCCCCACCCTCCTCCTCTCCAACATGTACCAGCACCCTGATATGCTCACCAACCCCGGCGTCGACCCCCAGGGCCAAGCCATTGATCCCCGCAAGATCCAGGACAACTTCGAG GATTTTTATGAGGATCTGTTTGAGGAGCTGAGTAAGTACGGACAAATCGAGAGCTTGAATATCTGTGACAATTTGGCTGATCACATG GTTGGTAATGTGTACGTTCAGTTCAGGGAGGAAGAACATGCTCAAGCTGCGCTTCAGAATCTCACTGGGAGGTTCTATGCAG GGCGTCCCATCATCGTTGACTTTTCCCCGGTGACGGATTTTCGTGAAGCTACCTGTAGGCAGTATGAGGAAAATGTATGCAATCGAGGTGGCTACTGCAACTTCATGCACTTGAAGAAAATTAGCAG GGAGTTGAGGAGGCGGTTATTTGGGAGAAACAAGCGAAGGCATAGTCGCAGTCGAAGCAGAAGCCGCAGTCCTCAAAGGCATCATCGTGGTGGTTATCAGGAGCGCCCACATGGAGGTCGTGGTTTCGGTAGAAGAGGAGAAGATGAGAGAGATCATCGTTTCAATGATAAAAGCAGGAGGCCTAGAAGCCGCAGTCCTGGGCGTAGAGGAAGAAGTAGAAGCCCTGTGGGCTCTGGGCGAAGGAGGAGTCCTCCAGCCAGAGAAAGTAGTGCCGAAAGAAGGGCTAAGATCGAACAATGGAACAAGGAGAGGGAAAAGGTGGATTCTGGAAATAAGTATGATGACAATAATAACAGCAACAATCATGATGATCAATGGGATGGTTCTGCAGAGAACAATGATCAGTACTTCGACGACCCTCAGCAGCACCAACACAGGTAG